In Gimesia benthica, a single window of DNA contains:
- a CDS encoding VanZ family protein codes for MHRYQLLIRTLLILYLMVLFTATHVPLKKGTIPQGTDVPLHFIAYAGLAFLLTWWLSLRWDRLPLKRLLLIVVGVSLFGIVDELLQGIPVLKREPSVKDWVADTLGAVLGVVLYLTLSKPLQVLKQKLAGPQESEQTDSAD; via the coding sequence ATGCATCGTTATCAACTTTTGATTCGTACGCTGCTGATTCTATACTTGATGGTGCTGTTTACCGCGACTCACGTCCCTTTGAAAAAAGGAACGATCCCTCAGGGAACCGATGTGCCCCTGCATTTTATCGCTTACGCAGGGCTGGCGTTTCTACTGACCTGGTGGCTGTCACTGCGCTGGGATCGACTGCCCCTGAAGCGTCTGCTGTTGATCGTAGTGGGCGTGAGCCTGTTTGGAATTGTTGATGAGCTGTTACAGGGTATCCCAGTATTAAAACGGGAACCGAGCGTCAAGGACTGGGTTGCCGATACGCTGGGAGCCGTGCTGGGAGTCGTACTATACCTGACGCTCTCAAAGCCACTGCAGGTACTGAAGCAAAAGTTAGCGGGACCGCAGGAGTCAGAGCAGACTGACTCCGCGGATTAA
- the zwf gene encoding glucose-6-phosphate dehydrogenase has product MANSNSSNDLTTATILIFGASGDLTARKLIPSLYDLWSEGYLCENLPIIGLARRSKTDEEFRNEQRDTVSQFTRTGTVTDEKWEQFSKRLYYREVDITDESDHVHLKDTIEAVERETLGDTISKRVAYLATAPSLFHPSVQALSRAGMVPKNTSEEWLRVVIEKPFGHDLESAQELSTQLSELLSEDQIYRIDHYLGKETVQNILLFRLSNSIFEPLLNRNHVDHVQITVAESQGIEHGRGGYYDRSGALRDVLQNHVLQLLCLIAMEPPALFSGEEIRDEKLKVLKTLAPGSKGPISDWAIAGQYTAGQSFGQAVPGYREEERVPADSRRETFVAMEVMVENWRWEGVPFYLRTGKRLPERVSEIAIQFKHPPMNLFTTVECDGDICSLVERKPNELIFRIQPKESISMKFSTKRPGMQYQIQPVTMDFAFEDAYHKSLPEAYERLLMDVLRGDSTLFTRSDELEAAWKFVTPVLDQWEKGDHTPEPYYAGTWGPSGATNLLSKSGRHWRTPSTSKKE; this is encoded by the coding sequence ATGGCCAATTCAAACTCTTCGAACGATCTGACCACCGCAACCATTCTTATCTTCGGAGCCTCGGGCGATTTGACCGCCCGTAAGTTAATTCCATCACTCTATGATCTGTGGAGTGAAGGTTACCTCTGTGAAAATCTGCCGATCATTGGTCTGGCACGTCGCTCCAAGACGGATGAAGAGTTTCGCAACGAGCAGCGCGACACCGTCTCACAGTTCACCCGCACCGGGACAGTCACCGATGAAAAATGGGAACAGTTTTCGAAACGGCTCTACTACCGGGAAGTCGATATCACAGACGAGAGCGATCACGTCCACCTCAAGGACACGATCGAAGCGGTCGAACGGGAAACTTTAGGCGACACGATTTCGAAGCGGGTTGCCTACCTGGCCACGGCTCCCTCACTGTTTCACCCGTCTGTGCAGGCACTCTCCCGCGCAGGGATGGTTCCCAAAAATACGAGCGAAGAGTGGTTGCGGGTCGTCATTGAAAAACCATTCGGTCACGATCTAGAATCGGCCCAGGAGTTGAGTACCCAGTTAAGCGAACTGCTCAGCGAAGATCAGATCTACCGCATCGACCATTACCTGGGTAAAGAGACCGTGCAGAACATTCTGCTCTTCCGGTTGAGTAACTCGATCTTCGAACCTCTCCTGAACCGTAATCATGTCGACCACGTCCAGATCACCGTAGCGGAGTCTCAGGGGATCGAGCATGGTCGAGGCGGCTATTACGATCGCTCGGGAGCCCTGCGGGATGTGTTACAGAATCACGTTCTGCAACTGCTCTGCCTGATCGCCATGGAACCGCCGGCTCTGTTCAGCGGCGAAGAAATTCGCGATGAAAAACTGAAAGTGCTAAAAACGCTGGCCCCCGGATCGAAAGGCCCGATCTCCGATTGGGCGATTGCCGGTCAATACACGGCTGGCCAGTCATTCGGACAGGCTGTTCCCGGTTACCGTGAAGAAGAACGTGTTCCCGCCGACTCCCGTCGGGAAACATTCGTAGCGATGGAAGTCATGGTTGAGAACTGGCGTTGGGAAGGGGTTCCCTTCTATCTACGCACCGGCAAACGGCTGCCGGAACGGGTCAGTGAAATTGCGATCCAGTTCAAACACCCGCCCATGAACCTGTTTACAACCGTTGAATGTGATGGCGATATCTGTTCGCTGGTGGAACGCAAGCCGAACGAACTGATCTTCCGTATTCAACCCAAAGAGTCGATCTCGATGAAGTTTTCAACAAAGCGGCCCGGGATGCAGTATCAGATCCAGCCGGTCACCATGGACTTCGCCTTTGAAGACGCCTATCACAAAAGTCTGCCCGAAGCATACGAGCGACTGCTAATGGACGTACTCCGCGGCGACTCCACGCTGTTTACCCGTAGCGACGAACTGGAGGCTGCCTGGAAATTCGTCACACCCGTACTCGACCAGTGGGAGAAAGGTGATCATACACCGGAACCTTATTATGCAGGCACCTGGGGCCCCTCAGGGGCAACAAACCTGTTGAGCAAATCAGGCCGACACTGGCGAACCCCTTCTACAAGCAAGAAGGAATAA
- the ispG gene encoding (E)-4-hydroxy-3-methylbut-2-enyl-diphosphate synthase — protein MQLPRNPTREVKIGSAVIGNANPIAVQSMTATKTSNIDATVAQIHSLEEAGADIVRVAVDNRREAAALIEIRKQTTVPISVDLQENYRLAEVIAPYVNKLRYNPGHLYHHEPEKPWQDKVRFIAEIARDNDCALRVGVNCGSVDPAKLEKYDPADSISPMLESALDHCTFLESIDFTRFCVSLKDSDPAKVVEVNTRFAAQRPDIPLHLGVTEAGMPPDGIIKTRMAFEQLISKGIGDTIRVSLTVPNDRKGEEIEAGRAILKDIAEGRVRTVVDFDLKGLNIISCPSCSRVENEVFVDLAADVKKMTEYAKDHKLTIAVMGCRVNGPGETDDADLGLWCGPNYVNLKKGSESLGRYSYDEILPRLKSELDALIEEQTAQI, from the coding sequence TTGCAGTTACCACGCAACCCGACCAGAGAAGTGAAAATTGGCTCAGCTGTCATCGGCAACGCGAATCCGATCGCCGTCCAGAGTATGACAGCGACCAAGACCAGCAACATCGATGCCACTGTTGCCCAGATTCACTCCCTGGAAGAGGCAGGGGCGGACATCGTGCGTGTGGCCGTCGATAATCGTCGCGAAGCAGCCGCCCTGATCGAAATTCGCAAGCAGACAACGGTTCCCATCAGCGTGGACCTGCAGGAGAACTATCGTCTGGCGGAAGTCATAGCCCCATACGTGAATAAACTCCGCTACAATCCGGGGCACCTGTATCACCACGAACCGGAAAAACCCTGGCAGGATAAAGTCCGCTTCATTGCCGAAATCGCCCGCGACAATGATTGTGCACTCCGCGTCGGAGTCAACTGTGGCTCGGTCGACCCTGCCAAGCTGGAAAAATACGATCCTGCAGACTCGATCTCGCCTATGCTGGAAAGCGCACTGGATCACTGTACGTTTCTGGAATCGATTGACTTCACTCGCTTCTGTGTCTCTCTGAAAGATTCGGATCCCGCGAAAGTCGTTGAAGTTAACACCCGTTTTGCTGCACAGCGCCCTGATATCCCGCTGCACCTGGGCGTCACCGAAGCCGGCATGCCTCCCGACGGGATCATCAAGACCCGCATGGCCTTCGAGCAGTTGATCAGCAAAGGGATCGGCGACACGATTCGCGTTTCGCTAACTGTCCCCAACGACCGCAAGGGGGAAGAAATCGAAGCCGGCCGCGCGATTCTGAAAGACATCGCGGAAGGCCGGGTACGAACGGTAGTCGACTTTGATCTGAAGGGGCTGAACATCATCAGTTGCCCCAGTTGCTCCCGGGTAGAGAATGAAGTTTTCGTCGACCTGGCGGCTGACGTCAAGAAGATGACCGAGTACGCCAAAGACCACAAGCTGACGATTGCCGTGATGGGTTGTCGCGTAAATGGACCGGGCGAAACCGATGATGCCGACCTGGGACTCTGGTGCGGGCCGAATTATGTGAATCTCAAAAAAGGGAGTGAATCTCTGGGACGCTACTCCTATGATGAGATTCTGCCGCGACTTAAAAGCGAACTGGATGCCCTGATTGAAGAACAGACGGCCCAGATTTAA
- a CDS encoding tetratricopeptide repeat protein: protein MKRQIAGMLVGFYLVSGCGAESQPAAQQAVKADKAQSVEQKQTAQQDTAAVKPEPSAKPAATPSTSEPAAQQASVDQAAQKKAEELFLQARALIKQGKLPDATRVLNSAITLNPQVAKYYFHRGSAWADLKQDANAIVDLTKAIDMQPGVAQYYYTRALFFMTRGGGQLALNDFTKAIELKPDSHHAYNNRGLLFATSGKLKEARADFEQVLKIKPDSLDAMNNLGFTLMNLGEGDEAIKILNKVIQENPKYLNAYDNRGLAWQKQEKFDKAIADFTKAIELSPQNQKFYRQRMTAYESAGDKKKADADKQKLVWLQQLAAINEQLVKDPENTELLLERAQFFLASEERESAMQDYAKIVELTQDTGRGYLIRGALYLEEKELDRCIQECSRSIKIQPNPEAYSVRGDAFMQRGDLDHALRDFERARRIDEVVAQAYLKRSENYKKQGKHKLAAEDFERAVAIDPSLGPEKLNKEKTAAKPVIRPID, encoded by the coding sequence ATGAAGCGTCAGATTGCAGGGATGCTGGTCGGTTTCTATCTGGTAAGTGGATGTGGTGCTGAGTCGCAACCAGCTGCACAGCAAGCAGTTAAAGCAGATAAAGCACAATCCGTGGAGCAAAAGCAGACTGCGCAGCAGGACACCGCCGCCGTGAAACCGGAGCCCAGTGCGAAGCCAGCTGCGACACCATCTACCTCTGAACCTGCGGCACAGCAGGCGTCTGTCGATCAGGCCGCTCAGAAGAAAGCGGAAGAGCTGTTCCTGCAGGCACGTGCCTTGATTAAACAGGGCAAGCTGCCTGACGCGACGCGGGTACTCAACTCGGCCATTACGCTGAATCCCCAGGTCGCCAAATACTATTTCCACCGAGGCAGCGCCTGGGCAGACCTGAAGCAGGACGCCAACGCCATCGTGGACTTGACCAAAGCCATCGACATGCAGCCTGGCGTTGCCCAGTATTATTACACACGGGCACTGTTTTTCATGACCCGGGGTGGCGGCCAACTCGCGTTGAACGATTTCACCAAAGCGATCGAACTCAAACCCGACAGTCACCATGCATACAATAACCGTGGCCTGCTCTTCGCGACGTCTGGCAAGCTCAAGGAAGCCCGTGCTGATTTTGAGCAGGTGCTCAAGATCAAACCGGACAGCCTGGACGCCATGAACAACCTGGGTTTCACACTGATGAATCTGGGTGAGGGTGATGAGGCGATTAAGATCTTAAACAAAGTCATTCAGGAAAACCCGAAGTATCTGAACGCTTATGATAACCGGGGACTGGCCTGGCAGAAGCAGGAAAAATTCGACAAGGCGATTGCCGATTTCACAAAGGCAATTGAACTCAGTCCACAGAATCAGAAGTTCTATCGTCAACGGATGACGGCTTATGAGTCAGCGGGTGACAAGAAAAAAGCAGACGCGGACAAACAGAAACTGGTCTGGTTACAGCAACTGGCTGCCATCAATGAGCAGCTGGTTAAGGATCCGGAAAATACCGAGTTGCTGCTGGAACGGGCACAGTTCTTTCTCGCTTCAGAAGAACGCGAATCTGCCATGCAGGATTACGCGAAGATCGTCGAACTGACCCAGGATACCGGCCGCGGTTACCTGATTCGGGGCGCACTCTATCTTGAAGAGAAAGAGCTGGATCGTTGTATTCAGGAATGTTCGCGTTCCATCAAAATCCAGCCGAATCCCGAGGCTTATTCAGTCCGCGGCGATGCTTTCATGCAACGGGGCGATCTCGATCATGCCTTGCGCGATTTTGAACGTGCCCGCCGGATTGACGAAGTCGTCGCCCAGGCATATCTGAAACGCTCTGAAAATTACAAGAAGCAGGGCAAGCATAAACTGGCGGCTGAAGACTTCGAACGTGCGGTTGCCATCGATCCTTCCCTGGGACCGGAAAAGCTGAATAAAGAGAAAACGGCTGCAAAACCCGTGATCCGTCCCATCGATTAA
- a CDS encoding outer membrane protein assembly factor BamB family protein, with the protein MSGGFLDDNAFSDQRPRRTDSYEINDLLFLGFNSRVMALDRDTGALIWSWKAPKGRSGYVAVMVDEEQLFVSIDGYTYCLDPFSGNQLWFNGLKGFGYGIPTLATAGNHTNSAGAAEMRAREQRRRNNNAQ; encoded by the coding sequence ATGAGTGGCGGATTTCTGGATGACAATGCGTTCTCCGATCAGAGACCACGTAGAACCGACTCTTACGAGATCAACGATCTGCTCTTCCTCGGATTCAACTCGCGTGTTATGGCATTAGACCGAGACACCGGTGCTCTGATCTGGAGCTGGAAAGCGCCTAAAGGACGCTCCGGCTATGTTGCGGTCATGGTGGATGAAGAACAGCTATTTGTCTCCATTGATGGATACACTTACTGTCTCGATCCCTTCAGTGGGAATCAGCTCTGGTTCAATGGCCTCAAAGGCTTCGGTTATGGTATCCCCACCCTGGCGACTGCTGGTAACCATACCAACTCGGCCGGGGCAGCCGAAATGCGGGCCCGCGAACAGCGCAGGCGGAACAATAACGCACAATAA
- a CDS encoding GNAT family N-acetyltransferase, protein MGYSITQAQPSDDQEELISLINRNFDKNDSQWFDWSHRQNPFGQNYCWLAREEAAGKLIGSTGLLSRRMNYQGAPLSVGQAEAINIDPEHRSAQAAIKLQRALVSHLPETDFKFVYGMTETAAAVFQRCRYKKVGTFQHWVMPLRSEYKFKNKISNPLVRKGAATFVDLGLRLYSLESRTFLSPRLNTNFEAPFDERFHDLFTRHSQGLITVERTREFLEWRFCQEPTSRFQIMTLENRDQELLGYIVYVIGETGRNGDHAAGIQDFFYKDESALKTMLAAFIQQCRQIGMDTIVMNYFGRQEIGKLLSRFGFFQRKSATQVFVYQNPQFSDLQMDTILDQEHWHLTNAELLS, encoded by the coding sequence ATGGGCTATTCAATCACTCAGGCACAACCGAGTGACGATCAGGAAGAACTGATTTCCCTGATTAATCGGAATTTTGATAAAAATGATTCCCAGTGGTTCGACTGGTCGCATCGACAGAATCCCTTCGGGCAAAACTACTGCTGGCTCGCCCGGGAAGAAGCAGCCGGGAAGCTGATCGGCTCAACGGGGCTGCTCAGTCGACGCATGAATTATCAGGGAGCGCCACTGTCTGTAGGTCAGGCCGAGGCGATTAACATTGATCCCGAACATCGCTCTGCTCAGGCTGCCATCAAGTTGCAACGAGCATTGGTTTCACATCTTCCTGAAACCGACTTCAAGTTCGTGTACGGTATGACGGAAACCGCCGCTGCCGTTTTCCAGCGCTGTCGCTACAAAAAAGTCGGTACCTTCCAGCACTGGGTAATGCCGCTGCGAAGCGAGTATAAGTTCAAAAATAAAATCTCAAACCCGCTAGTGAGAAAAGGAGCAGCCACCTTTGTTGATCTGGGGCTGCGTCTCTATTCACTGGAGTCTCGAACGTTCCTGTCACCACGTCTCAACACCAATTTTGAAGCCCCCTTTGATGAACGGTTTCATGATCTGTTCACTCGGCATTCACAGGGTTTGATCACAGTAGAACGGACGCGTGAATTTCTGGAATGGCGATTCTGCCAGGAGCCGACTTCCCGATTCCAGATTATGACGCTGGAAAACAGAGATCAGGAACTGCTGGGATACATCGTGTATGTGATCGGCGAGACAGGCAGAAACGGAGACCACGCTGCCGGGATTCAGGACTTCTTCTACAAAGATGAATCGGCTCTCAAGACAATGCTGGCTGCTTTTATTCAGCAGTGCCGACAGATTGGGATGGATACGATCGTCATGAATTATTTCGGTCGACAGGAAATCGGGAAGCTGTTATCCCGTTTCGGTTTTTTCCAACGCAAGTCGGCGACTCAGGTCTTCGTATATCAGAACCCTCAGTTCTCTGATTTACAGATGGATACGATCCTTGACCAGGAACACTGGCATCTGACCAACGCCGAGCTGCTGTCTTAA
- a CDS encoding (deoxy)nucleoside triphosphate pyrophosphohydrolase, translating to MNERKTNRIGIAVVEHQRQFLIGVRDHSTTLAGHHEFPGGKCEPGEAPDACAARECLEETGLSVRPAEELLYVEHAYDHADVLLHFWLCHPEPAAPAHLLTEDLKGFLWIPAEELPTLNFPAANAPLIDLLINAYVRS from the coding sequence ATGAATGAGCGCAAAACGAACCGGATCGGAATTGCCGTTGTGGAACACCAGCGGCAGTTCCTGATCGGTGTACGTGATCACTCGACAACTCTCGCAGGGCATCATGAGTTTCCAGGGGGGAAATGTGAACCCGGGGAAGCCCCGGATGCCTGCGCCGCCCGAGAGTGTCTTGAAGAGACGGGGCTTTCTGTTCGCCCCGCGGAAGAGCTGCTCTACGTCGAACACGCATACGATCATGCAGACGTGCTGTTGCATTTCTGGTTATGTCACCCGGAACCAGCTGCGCCCGCACATCTGCTCACAGAAGATCTGAAAGGGTTCCTTTGGATCCCGGCTGAGGAACTGCCCACCTTAAATTTTCCCGCCGCAAATGCGCCCCTGATTGATCTGCTGATCAACGCCTACGTTCGCAGCTGA
- a CDS encoding PIN/TRAM domain-containing protein, whose amino-acid sequence MLLISIRVLYAFVCAGAIATYVSSNPPSPVDQYPLIAFVLLMMLTQGVTCLDLLISQKRIEVMSAIYFGLLVGVLLSYLLIQALSPVISKTPWGEGVVMISTLTLPYLCISFLLQTKDDFRFIVPYVEFSRELKGGRPLVLDSSALIDGRIADVVETKILDSEMVVPDFILKEVQDIADSSDKVRRVRGRRGLDILSALQNNPNVDISMYDAKETEKEKGLTVDQRLVVAAKKLGGRVVTNDFNLNKVASVQGVDVINLNDVANSLKPRYLPGEHIQLKIIKEGESQGQGVGYLDDGTMVVCEQANHLVGRDVDAVVTSVLQSSAGRMIFGRVTESR is encoded by the coding sequence ATGTTGTTAATCAGTATTCGAGTGCTCTATGCCTTTGTCTGTGCGGGAGCCATCGCGACGTACGTCAGCTCTAACCCGCCCAGCCCCGTGGATCAGTATCCCCTGATCGCGTTTGTCCTGCTCATGATGTTGACCCAGGGCGTCACCTGCCTGGACCTGCTCATCAGCCAGAAGCGAATCGAGGTGATGTCTGCCATTTATTTCGGCCTGCTGGTCGGTGTTCTGCTCAGCTATCTGCTGATCCAGGCTCTAAGCCCGGTAATTTCTAAAACGCCCTGGGGGGAAGGTGTGGTGATGATCTCGACGCTGACGCTCCCCTACCTGTGTATATCGTTTCTCTTACAGACCAAGGACGATTTCCGTTTCATCGTGCCTTATGTTGAGTTCTCACGGGAACTGAAGGGGGGCCGTCCCCTGGTGCTGGACAGTAGCGCCCTGATTGATGGTCGTATTGCCGACGTTGTGGAAACCAAGATCCTGGACTCGGAAATGGTGGTTCCTGACTTCATCCTGAAAGAGGTCCAGGATATTGCTGATAGCAGTGACAAGGTCCGGCGTGTCCGGGGCCGTCGTGGCCTGGATATTCTTTCCGCATTGCAGAATAACCCAAACGTCGACATCTCGATGTACGATGCCAAAGAGACAGAAAAAGAAAAGGGACTCACCGTCGATCAGCGACTGGTGGTGGCAGCGAAAAAACTGGGGGGAAGAGTTGTGACTAACGACTTCAACCTCAATAAGGTTGCCAGCGTGCAGGGGGTCGATGTCATCAACCTGAACGATGTCGCCAATTCGCTGAAACCACGTTATCTGCCTGGAGAACACATCCAGTTGAAGATCATCAAAGAAGGTGAATCCCAGGGCCAGGGTGTCGGTTACCTGGACGACGGAACGATGGTGGTCTGCGAACAGGCCAATCACCTGGTTGGACGCGACGTGGATGCCGTAGTAACCAGTGTGCTGCAGAGCAGTGCCGGCCGCATGATCTTTGGCCGCGTCACCGAAAGCCGCTAA
- a CDS encoding ExbD/TolR family protein codes for MKLRSSGREAEKIEPQMAPMIDVVFQLLIFFMLTLNIVEPEGDFNVNMPITDSSTPAEDPNIFPDIKVRLVANEDGSLNTIRLGQVNLGNGPNVFAGLNHEILKIIGKPGNPITKDMEVEIEADYNLHYEYTLKAVSACTGRLDSSGKHIIRYIEKIKFAPPVGGPAAGS; via the coding sequence ATGAAGTTACGCAGCTCAGGCCGAGAAGCAGAAAAAATCGAGCCCCAGATGGCGCCGATGATTGACGTGGTTTTCCAGCTGTTGATCTTCTTCATGTTGACTCTGAACATTGTTGAACCCGAAGGGGATTTCAACGTCAACATGCCGATCACGGACAGTTCGACTCCGGCTGAGGACCCGAATATTTTCCCGGATATCAAAGTTCGTCTGGTTGCGAATGAAGATGGATCGCTGAATACGATCCGTCTGGGTCAGGTCAACCTGGGTAACGGTCCCAATGTCTTTGCCGGACTGAATCACGAGATTCTGAAGATCATCGGCAAACCAGGCAACCCGATCACCAAAGATATGGAAGTCGAAATCGAAGCCGATTACAACCTGCATTACGAGTACACCCTGAAGGCCGTCAGTGCCTGCACCGGTCGGCTTGATTCTTCGGGCAAGCATATCATTCGTTATATTGAGAAGATCAAATTTGCCCCTCCCGTGGGTGGTCCCGCGGCGGGCAGTTAA
- a CDS encoding ExbD/TolR family protein codes for MKIKTKKPAVADVDMTPMIDIVFQLIAFFMVITNFEQIQADERVKLPSDSLAKPPEVKAADELVLNIGFDRNTQGEITDPEAYIFYNGEQIPVLKFGAKLEQEARIYKQKNQDPKDVPVILRADALVKTGLIQDLIKLAQENGFTKFAFKATQKIQ; via the coding sequence ATGAAAATCAAAACAAAGAAGCCGGCTGTGGCTGACGTTGACATGACCCCCATGATCGACATCGTCTTTCAGCTCATTGCATTCTTCATGGTGATTACCAACTTCGAGCAGATCCAGGCAGACGAACGGGTGAAACTCCCTTCCGACTCACTGGCCAAGCCTCCCGAAGTCAAAGCCGCTGATGAACTGGTTCTGAACATCGGCTTCGACCGAAACACGCAGGGCGAAATCACCGACCCCGAAGCTTATATCTTTTATAATGGCGAACAGATCCCGGTACTGAAATTTGGTGCCAAACTGGAACAGGAAGCCCGAATCTACAAGCAAAAGAATCAGGATCCTAAAGATGTGCCTGTGATTCTACGTGCCGACGCGCTTGTTAAAACGGGGCTGATTCAGGATTTGATCAAGCTCGCCCAGGAGAATGGTTTCACCAAGTTTGCCTTCAAGGCGACGCAGAAGATTCAATAA
- a CDS encoding MotA/TolQ/ExbB proton channel family protein → MMMGNSLERNQTSLTYRSLSLFLLLAVLMTPLGLTARSFAYQDEAAPAGEAPAANEAPAGEAPAAGEAPAGEAPAAGGAQPAANGAAPAAASESFLSWMIRASGFFGLILLLLSFLMVALIMANVLSIRRDNLMPPDLIGAFEEKLNNKDYQGAFELAKSDDSFVARVLAAGLSKLNQGYSEAVEGMQEVGEDENMAMEHKLSYLALIGAIAPMIGLMGTVYGMILSFQTIANSATSPKPSELADGISTALFTTLEGLTVAIPAMIFYSLLRNRVARFSLEVGMISESLMNRFSSSSK, encoded by the coding sequence ATGATGATGGGGAATTCCTTGGAACGGAATCAGACTTCACTGACTTACCGCAGCCTGAGCCTGTTTTTACTGCTAGCCGTCCTGATGACACCGCTGGGGCTGACTGCCCGCAGCTTTGCTTACCAGGATGAAGCTGCTCCTGCCGGTGAAGCACCTGCCGCTAACGAAGCCCCCGCTGGTGAAGCACCCGCGGCTGGAGAAGCCCCTGCCGGCGAAGCTCCGGCAGCCGGTGGAGCTCAGCCTGCTGCCAACGGTGCCGCACCTGCTGCTGCCTCTGAAAGCTTCCTGTCCTGGATGATTCGTGCTTCCGGTTTCTTTGGTCTGATCCTGTTGCTCCTGTCCTTCCTGATGGTTGCCTTGATCATGGCTAACGTACTTTCGATTCGTCGCGACAACCTGATGCCACCTGATCTGATCGGTGCCTTCGAGGAAAAGCTGAATAACAAAGACTACCAGGGTGCCTTCGAGCTGGCTAAAAGCGATGACTCATTCGTCGCCCGCGTACTGGCAGCGGGTCTGAGCAAACTGAATCAGGGTTACTCGGAAGCCGTCGAAGGGATGCAGGAAGTCGGCGAAGACGAAAACATGGCCATGGAACACAAGCTGAGCTATCTGGCTCTGATTGGTGCTATCGCTCCCATGATCGGGCTGATGGGTACTGTGTATGGTATGATTTTGAGCTTCCAGACCATCGCCAACTCAGCAACCTCCCCCAAACCTTCCGAACTGGCTGACGGTATTTCGACCGCTCTGTTTACCACGCTGGAAGGTTTGACCGTTGCGATTCCCGCGATGATTTTCTATAGCCTGTTGCGAAACCGGGTTGCCCGCTTCTCACTGGAAGTCGGCATGATCAGCGAGAGCCTGATGAACCGTTTCTCTTCCAGCAGTAAATAA
- a CDS encoding tetratricopeptide repeat protein, whose amino-acid sequence MKRSICFSLMALAGSLLWGTASASAADTVYTNSGSPQLGDVSGYTKTELSLKRGSTTEKIPANDIERIRWDGEPPQLNIARNQEQNGNYTEALAEYKKAESGASENLKKNLQFMIARASLKKAQSNAAELDNAIKLLDAFIKANPDHFRYYPAEKLLGEAYLAKKDYANANTAFGKVERSPWKDYQMDAKNMKARVLLAQGNTKGALDAFNAVAKMDGKTEGELASKRAAQLGSALCLEKEGKPKEAIQLLDDMIKNVNSQQKALLAEAYIKKGDCYQALGESKEALIAYLHVDVLFPSEPGLHAEALYHLSNLWGKVQKPERGAEARAVLQQQYPDSEWSQKASGS is encoded by the coding sequence ATGAAACGTTCCATCTGTTTCAGTTTGATGGCGTTAGCAGGCTCACTGCTCTGGGGCACCGCATCCGCGTCTGCTGCAGATACCGTTTATACTAATTCAGGCAGTCCGCAGCTGGGTGATGTCAGTGGCTACACCAAGACGGAACTGTCACTCAAACGCGGTTCGACCACCGAAAAGATCCCTGCGAACGATATCGAGCGGATTCGCTGGGACGGGGAACCGCCGCAGCTGAATATCGCCCGTAACCAGGAACAGAACGGCAACTATACCGAAGCCCTGGCTGAATACAAAAAAGCCGAGTCTGGTGCAAGCGAGAATCTGAAGAAGAACCTGCAGTTCATGATCGCCCGGGCCAGCCTGAAAAAAGCCCAGTCCAATGCTGCCGAGCTGGACAACGCGATTAAACTGCTCGACGCTTTTATCAAAGCCAATCCGGATCACTTCCGCTATTACCCCGCGGAGAAACTCCTCGGGGAAGCCTATCTGGCCAAAAAAGATTATGCCAATGCGAACACTGCCTTTGGAAAAGTAGAGCGGTCTCCCTGGAAAGACTACCAGATGGATGCCAAAAACATGAAGGCGCGCGTGCTGCTGGCCCAGGGGAACACCAAAGGTGCTCTGGACGCCTTCAATGCTGTCGCCAAAATGGATGGCAAAACCGAAGGAGAACTGGCCAGCAAACGGGCCGCCCAATTGGGCAGCGCCTTATGTCTGGAAAAAGAGGGGAAACCCAAAGAAGCGATCCAGCTGCTGGATGACATGATCAAGAATGTCAATTCTCAGCAGAAAGCCCTGCTGGCAGAAGCTTATATCAAAAAAGGTGACTGCTACCAGGCACTGGGTGAATCCAAAGAAGCTCTGATTGCTTATCTGCATGTCGACGTCCTGTTCCCGTCTGAACCTGGTCTGCACGCAGAAGCGCTGTATCACCTCTCCAATCTCTGGGGAAAAGTGCAGAAGCCAGAGCGGGGTGCGGAAGCACGAGCTGTCCTGCAGCAGCAGTATCCGGACAGTGAATGGTCGCAAAAAGCCTCAGGAAGCTAA